Proteins found in one Sphingopyxis sp. MWB1 genomic segment:
- a CDS encoding PepSY domain-containing protein — translation MKIRWPLLVRRTHKWLALFVGVQALIWTVTGFYMVAVHIDIIHGDHLVREAPAAPFDLAGLAPPSRLVAAVPGVSEIRLQRFLERPVWRAQTPEGPRLFDARSGEPLARPSEIQIREQARRIYASDGAIVSVKLLTTAPIEMQSRKPPYWAVEFEGWNRPILYLSPDTGELISRRHALWRIFDFAWMLHIMDYDERSDVNNPLLRVATWSAFAMAATGAWLLIWSFPRRRRKKT, via the coding sequence ATGAAAATCAGATGGCCGCTGCTCGTCCGGCGGACCCATAAATGGCTGGCGCTCTTCGTGGGCGTTCAGGCGCTGATCTGGACCGTCACGGGTTTTTACATGGTCGCGGTGCATATCGACATCATCCATGGCGATCATCTGGTGCGCGAGGCACCGGCTGCGCCCTTTGACCTTGCCGGTCTCGCGCCGCCTTCACGGCTCGTTGCTGCTGTGCCCGGCGTTTCGGAAATTCGCTTGCAGCGCTTTCTGGAACGGCCGGTGTGGCGCGCGCAAACACCGGAGGGTCCACGGCTGTTCGATGCGCGGTCGGGCGAACCCCTCGCCCGCCCCAGCGAGATACAGATACGCGAACAAGCCCGCCGTATCTATGCCAGCGATGGCGCGATTGTGTCGGTCAAATTGCTGACAACGGCCCCTATCGAAATGCAATCGCGAAAGCCGCCCTATTGGGCGGTGGAGTTTGAAGGCTGGAACCGTCCGATCCTTTATCTGTCGCCCGATACTGGCGAGCTGATTTCGCGCCGCCATGCGCTCTGGCGCATCTTCGACTTCGCCTGGATGCTGCACATCATGGACTATGATGAACGCAGCGACGTGAACAATCCGCTGCTGAGAGTGGCGACGTGGAGCGCCTTTGCCATGGCTGCCACCGGCGCCTGGCTGCTCATCTGGTCCTTCCCCCGTCGCCGGAGGAAAAAGACATGA
- a CDS encoding GNAT family N-acetyltransferase has protein sequence MRTTPPPRDAEISFRRITALNVCEVSELSETLPDEQREAVADNGTSIAEGFCSQNAWFRAIYADEILIGFIMLHKGYDWDDGIECPGVYLWRFMIAHPFQKRGFGRRAIEIVITHLKTEGWRELYTSYGLGVGSPKEFYKSLGFEPTGDHYGEEPEAVLRFSDI, from the coding sequence ATGCGCACCACACCTCCCCCCCGCGACGCCGAAATTTCCTTTCGCCGTATCACCGCGCTGAATGTATGCGAGGTCAGCGAATTGAGCGAGACGCTGCCCGACGAGCAGCGCGAGGCAGTCGCCGACAATGGCACATCCATCGCCGAGGGATTTTGTTCGCAAAATGCTTGGTTTCGCGCGATCTACGCCGATGAAATTCTCATCGGCTTCATCATGTTGCACAAGGGTTATGATTGGGACGACGGGATCGAATGCCCCGGCGTGTATCTGTGGCGTTTCATGATCGCCCATCCCTTTCAGAAGCGTGGATTTGGCCGCCGGGCCATCGAGATCGTCATCACCCATCTTAAAACCGAAGGGTGGCGTGAACTATACACCAGCTATGGATTGGGGGTCGGAAGTCCCAAGGAATTCTATAAAAGTCTGGGCTTTGAACCGACCGGCGATCATTATGGAGAGGAACCGGAAGCGGTTCTGCGATTCAGCGACATTTGA
- a CDS encoding PepSY domain-containing protein: MKKIRLTPLFFRRIHKWVGLILGLQFLLWSLSGSVMALLDKDQVRAHASGMGHSHALAEGSYIAPSALPRAGEATGLVLRDLAMRPVYELRTAGQVQLFDALDGRQVQVDAALAESVAAMMNEAPVRETRLLAKPNLEARDHQGPMWRVDFADPANSSAYISAETGEFLVMRGDAWRTWDFFWMLHNMDYLNRSSFNHPLIIFVAFGTLWLSGTGFYLLFKSFSRADFRWLRRRRESRRKTLV, translated from the coding sequence ATGAAGAAAATTCGTCTGACGCCGCTTTTCTTTCGCCGCATCCATAAATGGGTGGGGCTGATCCTCGGCCTCCAATTTCTGCTCTGGTCGCTCAGCGGATCGGTGATGGCGCTGCTCGACAAGGATCAGGTGCGCGCCCATGCATCGGGCATGGGGCACAGCCATGCCTTGGCAGAGGGAAGCTATATCGCCCCTTCGGCCTTGCCCCGCGCCGGGGAAGCCACGGGCCTTGTGCTGCGGGATCTTGCCATGCGGCCCGTGTATGAATTGCGGACCGCGGGGCAGGTGCAATTGTTCGACGCTCTCGATGGAAGGCAGGTGCAGGTCGATGCCGCCTTGGCGGAAAGCGTCGCCGCGATGATGAACGAGGCGCCGGTGCGCGAAACGCGATTGCTCGCAAAACCCAACCTGGAGGCGCGCGATCATCAGGGGCCGATGTGGCGGGTCGATTTCGCCGACCCAGCCAACAGCAGCGCCTATATTTCGGCCGAAACCGGCGAATTTCTCGTCATGCGCGGCGATGCCTGGCGGACATGGGATTTTTTCTGGATGCTGCACAATATGGATTATTTGAACCGCTCCAGCTTCAACCACCCGCTGATCATCTTCGTCGCCTTCGGGACGCTATGGCTGTCGGGGACCGGCTTTTATCTTCTGTTCAAAAGCTTCAGCCGCGCCGACTTCCGCTGGCTGCGCCGGCGCCGCGAATCCCGGAGAAAGACCTTGGTATAG
- a CDS encoding TonB-dependent receptor domain-containing protein — translation MAGPSAGVESGGDAIVVTGSRIPRQDLAGVGPATVVSAEQVENTGIVNVETLLQRLPANAGFAGNQSSAYWASNGYGTAQVNLRGLGIKRTLVLLNGRRLVAGGTGANSSPDLNMIPVAALARTDVLKDGASAIYGADAVAGVVNLITRTDYEGLGLSLRQGITEKGDGADFSADLLLGVRGDRGGFMAAVTYQKTSAVNMASRAPCALREVAPGTLSCSNSAATVGGRAVLPNGQQINFNQTPGGDGDFYEPYSPAKHNFNSAPFLNAVSPVERISTAFFADYAVSDDIQAFGEFLYTFRKSNQIATPGVLRNIAISASNPTNPTGEDIVLVQRRLAEPGPRHFFQETNTWQGTFGLRGSLSNDWRWEMSGSFGRNTGIDGSTNIANLEHVANTLDPAKCSTAPGAAIPCGDYLGAGDISPAVRDYIFFTSRDHGGNELATVSADLAGNLFTLPAGSVGFATGVVYRKEKGWRDPDPLTVAGVANTNQQDPISGSSTAREAYLELSVPLLADTPFFRALTLDGAVRYSDYDLFGGDWNYKLGVDWMISDAIRLRGTYGTGFRIPNVPELFGGVSEGNLTTTDPCSNYSSSGNATLIANCQASGVPAGYTQLGSTILTTIGGNENLQPESSKSWTVGTVISPRGIVPGLSLTADWFDIRIKDAIRAIPGSTKLAVCYASQNLSHPFCDDFTRSSLTGEVTYLSAQPINTGREQMSGLDLGLVYNRMLGDVSFSLDVNATWLNEYIVYPFPGGAPIHFDGFIGGGNGGYPKWRGYGVLTAEKDGISATWSTQWIGKATDFNADPGDIGYRTPNIFYHNLQLAYAVDDRTRFQIGVDNMFNRKAPFIQSYTDANTDTMTYDLLGRRFYAGFRTAF, via the coding sequence ATGGCGGGGCCGTCCGCTGGGGTGGAAAGCGGAGGCGATGCGATTGTCGTCACCGGGTCGCGCATCCCGCGTCAGGATCTGGCCGGAGTGGGGCCTGCCACCGTCGTTTCGGCGGAACAGGTCGAAAATACCGGGATCGTCAATGTCGAGACGCTGTTGCAGCGCCTGCCCGCCAATGCCGGTTTTGCGGGCAATCAATCCTCCGCCTATTGGGCGAGCAATGGCTATGGCACGGCGCAGGTCAATCTGCGCGGGCTCGGCATCAAGCGGACGCTGGTGCTGCTCAACGGTCGTCGGCTCGTCGCGGGCGGTACGGGCGCCAATTCCTCGCCCGACCTCAACATGATTCCGGTGGCGGCCCTCGCGCGCACCGATGTGCTGAAGGACGGCGCCTCGGCCATTTATGGTGCCGATGCCGTCGCGGGGGTGGTCAACCTCATCACCCGCACCGATTATGAAGGGCTGGGGCTTAGCTTGCGCCAGGGCATCACCGAAAAGGGCGATGGCGCCGATTTCAGCGCCGACCTGCTGTTGGGTGTGCGCGGCGATCGCGGCGGCTTCATGGCGGCGGTGACCTATCAAAAGACCAGCGCGGTCAATATGGCGAGCCGCGCGCCCTGCGCCCTGCGTGAAGTGGCGCCGGGGACATTGAGCTGTTCCAACAGCGCCGCTACCGTCGGCGGACGGGCGGTTTTGCCCAATGGGCAGCAGATCAACTTCAACCAGACCCCCGGCGGCGACGGGGATTTCTATGAACCCTACAGCCCTGCAAAACATAATTTCAATTCGGCGCCGTTTCTCAATGCGGTCAGCCCGGTCGAGCGGATCAGCACGGCCTTTTTCGCCGATTATGCCGTCAGTGACGATATTCAGGCTTTTGGCGAGTTTCTCTACACCTTCCGCAAATCGAACCAGATTGCGACGCCGGGAGTGCTCCGCAATATTGCGATCTCGGCCAGCAATCCGACCAACCCCACCGGCGAGGATATTGTGCTGGTCCAGCGCCGTCTCGCCGAACCGGGGCCGCGGCACTTTTTCCAGGAAACCAACACCTGGCAGGGCACATTCGGCTTGCGCGGGAGCCTGTCCAATGACTGGCGCTGGGAAATGTCGGGCAGCTTTGGCCGCAACACCGGCATCGATGGCTCGACCAATATCGCCAATCTGGAGCATGTGGCCAATACGCTCGACCCCGCGAAATGCAGTACAGCGCCGGGCGCGGCCATTCCCTGCGGCGATTATCTGGGGGCGGGGGACATCAGCCCTGCGGTGCGCGACTATATCTTCTTCACCTCGCGCGACCATGGCGGCAATGAACTGGCGACGGTCAGCGCCGACCTTGCCGGCAATCTCTTCACCCTTCCTGCGGGATCGGTCGGTTTCGCCACGGGTGTCGTCTATCGCAAGGAAAAAGGATGGCGCGACCCGGACCCGCTGACGGTGGCGGGCGTTGCCAACACCAACCAGCAGGACCCGATTTCGGGCTCCAGCACCGCGCGCGAAGCCTATCTTGAACTGTCGGTGCCGCTGCTCGCCGACACGCCCTTTTTCCGGGCGCTGACCCTCGACGGGGCGGTGCGTTATTCGGATTATGATCTGTTTGGCGGCGACTGGAATTACAAGCTGGGCGTCGACTGGATGATCAGCGACGCCATTCGGCTGCGCGGCACCTATGGCACCGGCTTTCGCATCCCCAATGTGCCGGAGCTGTTCGGCGGTGTGTCCGAAGGCAATCTGACGACCACCGATCCCTGCTCCAACTATTCAAGCAGCGGCAATGCCACGCTGATCGCCAATTGCCAGGCGTCGGGGGTCCCGGCGGGTTATACGCAGCTAGGCTCGACGATCCTCACCACCATTGGCGGCAATGAAAATCTTCAGCCCGAAAGCTCGAAAAGCTGGACGGTTGGAACGGTGATTTCACCGCGCGGCATTGTTCCCGGCCTTTCGCTGACCGCCGACTGGTTCGATATCCGGATCAAGGACGCGATCCGCGCCATTCCCGGCTCGACCAAGCTTGCCGTCTGCTACGCCAGTCAAAATCTCTCGCACCCTTTCTGCGACGATTTCACGCGCAGTTCCTTGACCGGCGAAGTCACCTACTTGTCGGCGCAGCCGATCAATACGGGACGCGAGCAAATGAGCGGCCTCGATCTTGGCCTGGTCTATAACCGGATGCTGGGCGATGTGTCGTTTTCGCTCGACGTCAATGCGACATGGCTGAACGAATATATCGTCTACCCCTTTCCGGGCGGGGCACCGATCCATTTCGACGGCTTTATTGGCGGGGGCAATGGCGGCTATCCCAAATGGCGCGGCTATGGCGTGCTGACCGCTGAAAAGGATGGCATCAGCGCCACCTGGTCCACCCAATGGATCGGCAAGGCGACCGATTTCAACGCCGACCCCGGTGACATCGGCTATCGCACACCGAACATCTTCTACCACAATCTCCAGCTCGCCTATGCGGTGGATGACCGGACACGCTTCCAGATTGGGGTGGACAATATGTTCAACCGTAAAGCGCCCTTCATCCAGAGCTATACCGATGCCAACACCGACACCATGACTTATGACCTGCTCGGACGCCGCTTCTACGCCGGTTTCCGTACCGCTTTCTGA